One region of Calditerricola satsumensis genomic DNA includes:
- a CDS encoding S-layer homology domain-containing protein has translation MKAGIMKGYNETKFGANDFITREQMAVTFVRAFGYEDEAAGLNLSIKFADAAQVSDWAKADVALAAEIGFIQGDGTNFNPKGNAERQAVARLAYEFYKNKDVYVKKAEEVVIANLKVVSVTVINSKKIEVTFNDGSKQTVDLLEALKPNVETEVKVTYKGKEFVVKVKWEADNVLQKLLVDSNTVTINDTNYVVASNAALTVNGLYVAFGTDALRVFQVGKPVQFTTNGAPTPVIISMSATYPSVKGRVSEVGVNTNGQYVVVDGKTLQFANTWWFVDTSGNVNAGSSSSIAQGQTYTFITNDEGKVVTAFAHAANTAAGVVTATGTDIEGKNYVVIDGKRYAFVTTPTIRLHGTTKSFADIGSVVSGGSKIIGNAILNAKGEVNTLDLYYETLTGSFGTTSSATGDVGLDTNGTPGIDYYVKTGLNTFSTPTSAATVVPSVTIILDGKQTKSDGTAYTLADLNTYLGDSANTNARVKLTFNKSGQVIAIEAKKDVVQGVVTATRVVNNSEYYVTLNGKEYRLTGNAVTRFFAPDGNGVPQASGGYHDEVASGQRVIVYAVLDFQGRIVDFVKAPNSGTAGTPQIANLVGATVVATPTEKGVNSSGSETYAAAGTIRVMDQFGNIYELTLASGTNVGAQIIKNGETVSFSSIKKGDIVDVYYTGSTSPYDAEYVVIR, from the coding sequence GTGAAAGCCGGCATCATGAAGGGCTACAACGAGACGAAGTTTGGTGCCAACGACTTCATCACCCGCGAGCAGATGGCGGTGACGTTCGTTCGCGCCTTCGGGTACGAAGATGAAGCTGCCGGGCTCAACCTGAGCATCAAGTTCGCCGATGCGGCCCAAGTGTCCGACTGGGCGAAAGCTGATGTGGCCCTTGCGGCGGAAATCGGCTTCATCCAGGGCGACGGCACGAACTTCAACCCGAAGGGGAATGCCGAGCGTCAAGCGGTTGCGCGCCTGGCGTACGAGTTCTACAAGAACAAAGACGTTTATGTGAAGAAGGCTGAAGAAGTTGTCATTGCTAACCTGAAGGTTGTAAGCGTTACGGTTATCAATTCCAAGAAGATTGAGGTTACCTTCAACGACGGGAGCAAGCAAACGGTTGACCTGCTTGAAGCGCTGAAGCCGAATGTTGAGACTGAAGTGAAAGTTACCTACAAAGGCAAAGAGTTTGTGGTTAAAGTAAAATGGGAAGCTGACAATGTCCTTCAGAAACTTCTTGTTGATAGCAATACGGTTACCATTAACGACACGAATTATGTTGTTGCATCCAATGCTGCGTTGACCGTTAATGGGTTGTATGTAGCTTTCGGAACCGATGCGCTCAGAGTCTTCCAAGTTGGGAAACCGGTTCAGTTTACCACCAACGGTGCGCCTACGCCGGTTATCATCTCGATGTCTGCAACGTATCCGAGTGTTAAAGGGCGTGTGAGCGAAGTTGGTGTCAATACCAACGGCCAGTATGTTGTCGTTGACGGGAAGACCCTCCAATTCGCCAACACGTGGTGGTTTGTTGACACGAGCGGTAACGTGAATGCTGGCAGCTCTTCGAGCATCGCCCAAGGGCAAACGTACACATTCATTACAAATGATGAAGGAAAAGTTGTTACGGCTTTTGCACATGCTGCGAATACGGCGGCTGGTGTCGTGACGGCTACGGGTACCGATATAGAAGGCAAGAACTATGTTGTTATCGATGGCAAACGGTATGCGTTTGTGACTACACCTACAATTCGTTTGCATGGGACAACCAAGTCATTTGCTGACATCGGCTCCGTTGTTTCTGGTGGTTCAAAAATCATCGGGAACGCTATTCTGAATGCTAAAGGTGAGGTGAACACGCTCGATTTGTATTATGAAACGCTAACGGGATCTTTCGGCACAACCTCTAGTGCTACGGGTGATGTTGGACTCGATACAAACGGCACCCCTGGTATTGATTACTATGTCAAGACTGGGCTGAACACATTCAGCACGCCAACCAGCGCTGCAACAGTTGTTCCTTCTGTGACTATTATTCTTGATGGTAAGCAAACGAAGTCCGATGGCACAGCTTACACACTCGCAGACTTGAACACCTATCTTGGCGATTCCGCCAATACAAATGCTCGTGTCAAGCTGACATTCAACAAGAGCGGTCAAGTCATTGCTATCGAGGCGAAGAAGGATGTTGTGCAAGGTGTTGTTACGGCGACCCGCGTGGTTAACAACAGCGAGTACTATGTCACATTGAACGGAAAAGAGTACCGTTTGACTGGTAATGCTGTTACTCGCTTCTTTGCCCCGGATGGCAATGGTGTTCCGCAAGCTTCTGGTGGTTACCATGACGAAGTTGCTAGCGGCCAGCGTGTAATTGTGTATGCTGTTCTTGACTTCCAAGGTCGCATCGTTGATTTTGTGAAAGCCCCCAATTCCGGTACTGCTGGAACTCCGCAGATTGCAAACCTTGTTGGTGCCACGGTTGTGGCAACACCGACTGAAAAAGGTGTTAATAGTTCCGGTAGCGAAACGTATGCTGCTGCTGGAACAATCCGCGTGATGGATCAATTTGGTAACATCTATGAGTTGACGTTGGCTAGCGGTACCAACGTGGGAGCTCAGATCATCAAGAACGGAGAGACGGTATCCTTCTCTTCGATTAAGAAAGGCGACATCGTGGATGTGTACTATACGGGTAGCACGAGCCCGTATGACGCCGAGTACGTTGTTATTCGGTAA
- a CDS encoding S-layer homology domain-containing protein, whose translation MDVKKKVLAGALASSLVLSSITPAFAANLSDIEKSYARAEIQALVEAGIISGYPDGTFKPTAKITRAEFAKVLAKALGLKEDAERRSSSPTFPSGLAAMSARL comes from the coding sequence ATGGACGTCAAGAAGAAAGTTTTGGCTGGTGCTCTCGCTTCCTCGCTGGTGCTGTCCTCGATCACGCCTGCCTTTGCGGCAAACCTGTCCGACATTGAGAAGTCCTATGCCCGCGCGGAAATCCAGGCCCTGGTTGAGGCCGGGATCATCAGCGGGTATCCGGATGGGACCTTCAAGCCGACGGCGAAAATCACCCGTGCCGAATTCGCCAAGGTTCTGGCCAAGGCGCTGGGCCTGAAAGAAGACGCCGAGCGGCGAAGCAGTTCACCGACGTTCCCGAGTGGGCTCGCGGCTATGTCGGCGCGGTTGTGA
- a CDS encoding YigZ family protein — translation MPSIAYRTVKGYGEAEIVIQKSRFIAQVARAETEEEAAAFIHAVKAKHWDATHNCSAYVVGEHDQWQRSSDDGEPSGTAGRPILEVIRRLGLKNTVVVVTRYFGGIKLGASGLIRAYAESAAAGIAAAGVVERALYDRVDVTVDYADWGRVEYWARQAGVLVDDVAFTHVVQARLLCPPEATDAVREKLAELTAGRAAVTVAGQAWVEKEAQS, via the coding sequence ATGCCGTCCATCGCCTATCGAACCGTAAAAGGCTACGGCGAAGCGGAAATCGTCATCCAGAAATCGCGCTTCATCGCCCAGGTGGCGCGCGCCGAGACGGAAGAGGAAGCCGCGGCCTTCATCCACGCCGTCAAGGCCAAGCACTGGGACGCCACGCACAACTGCTCGGCCTACGTGGTCGGCGAGCACGACCAGTGGCAGCGCTCCTCCGACGACGGGGAGCCGAGCGGCACGGCGGGACGCCCGATCCTGGAGGTGATCAGGCGCCTCGGCCTCAAGAACACCGTCGTCGTCGTGACGCGCTACTTCGGCGGCATCAAGCTCGGCGCCAGCGGCCTCATCCGCGCCTACGCGGAAAGCGCCGCCGCGGGCATTGCCGCCGCGGGCGTGGTGGAGCGCGCCCTGTATGACCGGGTGGACGTGACGGTGGACTACGCCGATTGGGGCCGCGTGGAATACTGGGCGCGCCAGGCCGGCGTGCTTGTCGACGACGTGGCGTTCACCCACGTTGTGCAAGCGCGCCTGCTCTGTCCGCCCGAGGCCACGGACGCGGTACGGGAAAAGCTGGCCGAGCTGACCGCCGGCCGCGCCGCGGTCACGGTGGCGGGACAAGCCTGGGTGGAGAAAGAAGCGCAATCATAG